The Longimicrobium sp. nucleotide sequence TTCGCCGCGGCCAAGGCGTGCCCGGAGGCGTGCGTGCTTCCCATGGAGCAGATCGCGCCGTACCTGGCGGGGATCCGCCGGCGCCGCGTGCCGCCCTGCGCCCCGGTGCGCGGATGACCGGAGAGCCGCGCGCGAGCATCCTGGCGGTGGACGACCGCCCGGAGAACCTCTTCGCCCTGGAAGCGATCCTGGAGCCGCTGGGCCACACCGTGGTGCGCGCCAACTCCGGCGAGGAGGCGCTGCGCCAGGTGCTTCAGCAGGACTTCGCCTGCATCCTGCTGGACGTGCAGATGCCGGGGATGAACGGCTTCGAGACGGCGCAGCTCATCAAGAGCCGCGAGCGCTCCCGCCTCACCCCCATCCTCTTCCTGACGGCGATCTCCAAGGACGAGGCGTTCATCTTCGAAGGGTACTCGGTGGGGGCGGTGGACTACATGTTCAAGCCCTTCAACCCGGACATCCTGCGCAGCAAGGTGGCGGTCTTCATCGACCTCTACCTGAAGACGCAGCAGCTCCAGGAGCAGGAGCGCCGCCTGCGCGAGAGCGAGCGCCGCGAGCTGGAGCTGCGCCACCGCGGCGAGCTGCAGGCCAGCGAGGCGCGCATGGCGGAGATCGTGAGGTCGGCCATGGAGGCGATTATCACCTTCGACGGCGGCGGGCGCATCACCCTCTTCAACGCCGCCGCGGAGCGAATGTTCGGCGTGTCGGCGAGCGACGCGGCGGGGCGGCCGGTGCACGACTTCTTCGAGCCCGACTTCGACGAGGCCTCGCTGGACGCCATCTGCGCCGCGGGCCGCACGTCGGGCACGGAGGCCGGCCCGGCCCCCACGCCGCAGAGCCGTGCCCTCACCGCCACACGCCCGGGCGGCGACAGCTTTCCCGTGGAGGCGTCGCTCTCGTGCCTCCAGCTGGACGAGGAGCGCGTCTTCACCGTGATCGCCCGCGACATCAGCGAGCGCAAGCGGGCCGAGGAGGCACTGCGGCAGCAGGCGGTCTCGCTGGCGCAGACTTCGGAGCAGCTCAAGCAGCTCAACGACCAGCTGCAGACGCGGCAGCGCGAGCTGGAGGCGGCCATGAGCGCCCGGTCGCGCTTCTACGCCTCCATGAGCCACGAGCTGCGCACCCCCATCAACGCCATCCTGGGCTACAGCTCGCTCCTGCTGGACAACATCTACGGCGAGCTGAACGAGCAGCAGTCGCGCGGC carries:
- a CDS encoding ATP-binding protein produces the protein MTGEPRASILAVDDRPENLFALEAILEPLGHTVVRANSGEEALRQVLQQDFACILLDVQMPGMNGFETAQLIKSRERSRLTPILFLTAISKDEAFIFEGYSVGAVDYMFKPFNPDILRSKVAVFIDLYLKTQQLQEQERRLRESERRELELRHRGELQASEARMAEIVRSAMEAIITFDGGGRITLFNAAAERMFGVSASDAAGRPVHDFFEPDFDEASLDAICAAGRTSGTEAGPAPTPQSRALTATRPGGDSFPVEASLSCLQLDEERVFTVIARDISERKRAEEALRQQAVSLAQTSEQLKQLNDQLQTRQRELEAAMSARSRFYASMSHELRTPINAILGYSSLLLDNIYGELNEQQSRGIERANKAARHLLELVNDILDLSKIEAGKVDLEIQNATFPDVIQDLFITVRPLADEHGSELALDPCPVPVTVVTDPRRVRQILLNLLSNAIKFGEGKAITVACRPRDDGGVVVSVVDRGRGIPEEDLDKIFDEFVQLHQPDPQQGTGLGLPISRRLAELLEGSLEVESRVGEGSTFTLSLPAKVQPPPAMREDPFETMALTGAAARAAE